From Scomber scombrus chromosome 6, fScoSco1.1, whole genome shotgun sequence, the proteins below share one genomic window:
- the rapsn gene encoding 43 kDa receptor-associated protein of the synapse isoform X1: protein MNIFMRRLVPEMGQDQTKHQIEKGLRLYQSNQTEKALHVWTKVLEKTSDPGGKFRVLGCLITAHSEMGKYKDMLKYALNQIDTAREMEDPDYLTEGYLNLARSNEKLCDFQKTVSYCKTCLNMQGTTVSLQLNGQVCLSMGNAFLGLSVFQKALESYEKALRYAHNNDDKMLECRVCCSLGNIYVQLKDYEKALFFPCKAAELVNDYGKGWSLKYRAMSQYHMSVAYRKLERLADAMECCEESMKIALQHGDRPLQALCLQNFADIHRCRHDVDKAFPRYESALAIMTEVGNRLGHSHLCLGVAKCWLLQKDYDKALECLHQAQELADGMGNKLVTLKVHCLSEQIYRNQGKQEEVREQVVKFLQCVEELELYCGMCGESIGDRDQKLQALPCSHVFHLKCLQTNGTKGCPKCFKSSMKPGFV from the exons ATGAATATTTTTATGAGGCGCCTTGTACCAGAGATGGGCCAGGACCAAACCAAGCACCAGATAGAGAAGGGCCTGAGGTTGTATCAGTCAAATCAGACAGAGAAAGCCCTGCACGTCTGGACAAAAGTGCTGGAGAAGACCTCAGACCCTGGAGGGAAGTTTCGGGTTTTAGGATGTTTGATCACAGCTCACTCAGAAATGGGAAAATATAAAGATATGCTCAAG TACGCCCTCAATCAAATCGACACAGCCAGAGAGATGGAGGACCCAGACTACCTGACAGAGGGCTACCTGAATTTGGCGCGCAGCAACGAGAAGCTGTGCGACTTCCAGAAAACCGTCTCGTACTGTAAGACCTGCTTAAACATGCAGGGTACCACTGTCAGCCTGCAGCTCAATGGCCAGGTATGTCTTAGCATGGGCAACGCCTTTCTGGGCCTAAGTGTCTTCCAGAAAGCTTTGGAGAGCTACGAGAAGGCCCTGCGCTACGCACACAACAACGATGACAAGATGCTGGAGTGCAGAGTCTGCTGCAGTCTGGGGAACATCTATGTTCAGCTTAAG GACTATGAGAAAGCCCTGTTTTTCCCCTGCAAAGCAGCTGAGCTCGTCAATGACTACGGCAAGGGTTGGAGCCTCAAGTATCGCGCCATGAGCCAGTACCACATGTCTGTAGCCTACAGGAAACTGGAGCGCCTGGCAGACGCCATGGAATGCTGTGAG GAATCTATGAAGATTGCTCTGCAGCATGGTGACCGTCCCCTGCAGGCCCTGTGCTTACAAAACTTTGCAGACATACACCGCTGCAGGCATGACGTAGAT AAAGCATTCCCTCGCTATGAGTCTGCACTGGCTATCATGACTGAGGTTGGAAATCGTCTTGGACATTCACACTTGTGCCTGGGAGTTGCAAAGTGTTGGCTTCTGCAGAAAGATTATGACAAG GCTCTGGAGTGTTTGCACCAAGCACAAGAACTGGCAGATGGAATGGGAAACAAg ctggtgaCATTGAAGGTGCATTGTCTGAGTGAGCAGATATACCGAAACCAGGGGAAGCAGGAGGAGGTCAGAGAGCAGGTGGTGAAATTCCTGCAGTGTGTCGAGGAGCTGGAGCTCTACTGCGGCATGTGCGGCGAGTCCATCGGGGACAGGGACCAAAAGCTGCAGGCCTTACCCTGTTCCCACGTTTTCCATCTCAA ATGTCTGCAGACAAATGGGACAAAGGGTTGTCCTAAATGTTTCAAGTCCTCCATGAAGCCTGGATTTGTGTGA
- the kbtbd4 gene encoding kelch repeat and BTB domain-containing protein 4, which produces MESNEDGGLSVGGSVGEENYFLGYTFTDRSHSSRVVKSIMDLCLEDGLFADVTITVDSKEFHLHRLVLSAQSSFFRSMFTSNLKESHNRSIELKDVSATVFQLLIDYIYHGTIKLRVEELQDTYEMADMYQLTALFEECSRFLSRTVEVKNCLQVMWLADRHSDQELYTAAKHCAKIHLAQLHHTEEFLNMPLCLLLDIIKDGVPSSQNPTVAIETWINHNKVEREEFSCILQENLKEIGENVHIYLIGKEETRTHSLAVSLHCDEDDAISVSGQNSLCHQITAACKHGADLYVVGGSIPRRMWKCNMHTMDWERCAPLPRDRLHHTMVSVSTEDAIYSLGGKTLQDTLSNAVIYYTVKDNMWTETSQLDTAVSGATGVNLGGTIYLLGGEENDMDFFTKPSRLIQCFDTATQKCQIKPYMLPFAGCMHAAVHMDVIFIVAEGDSLVCYNPLLESFTRLRFPEVWSCVPSLWKVASCNGCIYVFRDKCKKGDANTLKFNPATSVVSVIRGIKILLTNWQFVLA; this is translated from the exons ATGGAGTCCAACGAGGATGGGGGCCTCAGTGTCGGGGGCTCTGTGGGAGAGGAGAACTACTTCTTGGGATACACCTTCACCGACCGCTCCCACTCCAGTCGGGTGGTGAAGAGCATCATGGACTTGTGCTTGGAGGACGGCCTGTTCGCTGACGTCACCATCACAGTGGACAGCAAAGAGTTTCACCTGCACCGGCTGGTCCTTTCAGCACAGAGCAGCTTCTTCcgctccatgttcacctccaaCCTCAAAGAATCCCACAACCGTTCTATTGAGCTGAAGGATGTCAGCGCCACCGTCTTTCAGCTGCTGATTGACTACATCTATCATGGCACGATTAAATTGCGggtggaggagctgcaggacACCTATGAGATGGCAGACATGTACCAGTTGACTGCTTTGTTTGAGGAATGCTCTCGCTTCCTCTCACGGACAGTGGAGGTCAAGAACTGCCTGCAG GTGATGTGGcttgcagacagacacagtgacCAGGAGCTGTATACTGCAGCAAAGCACTGTGCTAAAATCCACCTAGCACAACTTCATCACACTGAAGAATTTCTAAATATGCCTCTATGTCTGCTCTTGGACATCATCAAAG atgGAGTCCCGAGCTCTCAGAATCCAACAGTGGCAATAGAGACGTGGATAAACCACAACaaggtggagagagaggagtttTCTTGTATTCTGCAAGAAAATCTCAAG GAAATTGGTGAGAATGTCCATATTTACCTGATTGGTAAAGAGGAGACAAGGACTCACTCTCTGGCCGTGTCACTACactgtgatgaagatgatgcgATCAGCGTGAGCGGTCAGAACAGTTTATGCCACCAGATCACTGCAGCCTGTAAGCACGGTGCGGACCTGTATGTGGTGGGAGGATCTATCCCCCGCCGCATGTGGAAGTGTAACATGCACACCATGGACTGGGAGCGCTGCGCCCCACTGCCCAGAGACCGCCTCCACCACACCATGGTCTCTGTGTCCACTGAGGATGCTATCTACTCGTTAGGAGGTAAGACGCTGCAGGACACGCTCTCTAATGCCGTCATCTACTACACAGTGAAGGACAACATGTGGACAGAGACCAGTCAGCTGGACACCGCAGTGTCTGGGGCCACTGGCGTAAACTTGGGAGGGACCATCTACCTGCTAGGGGGGGAGGAGAATGACATGGACTTTTTTACAAAGCCATCCCGTCTTATTCAGTGCTTTGACACCGCCACCCAGAAGTGCCAGATCAAACCGTACATGCTGCCGTTTGCTGGGTGCATGCATGCCGCGGTCCACATGGATGTGATCTTTATCGTAGCAGAAGGAGACTCCCTGGTTTGCTACAACCCTTTGCTGGAGAGCTTCACCCGCCTGCGTTTCCCTGAAGTGTGGAGCTGCGTTCCTTCGCTCTGGAAAGTGGCCAGCTGTAATGGCTGCATATATGTTTTCAGAGACAAATGTAAGAAAGGCGATGCAAACACGTTAAAGTTCAACCCGGCCACGTCTGTCGTCTCCGTTATCAGAGGCATAAAAATCCTCCTCACAAACTGGCAGTTTGTTTTGGCCTAA
- the ighmbp2 gene encoding DNA-binding protein SMUBP-2 isoform X1, which translates to MMTVEQFVSKTLELLQEEREAEIDETRVWQENISPKDLQNKGVCLLKLQIRSQSTGLYGRTVVILEPRKHLGFLSLPSNSFGPGDIVGLYDSGGCTAASQIGTGIVTRVTQAAVSVAFDDSKDELSVDTDALYNLLKLANDVTYKRMKHALNALNGHCNGPVANLINVLFGESKPSSHSQPNKVEFFNSNLDQSQREAVSFALAQRELAVIHGPPGTGKTTTVVEIILQAVKQGQKILCCASSNVAVDNLVERLARCKAKVLRLGHPARLLESIQKHSLDAILANSDNANILADIRKDIDKAFMGMKKKSEKGERVNFRREIGELRKELKTRETTAIAQILKKADVVLSTNTGASDNGPLKFLPAEHFDWVVIDECAQALESSCWIALLRARKCILAGDYKQLPPTIKSQKAASKGLSLSLMERLIQMYGDSVVRMLTVQYRMNSAIMEWASKEMYQGRLTAHSSVERHLLKDLPGVTCVEETSTPLLLIDTAGCGLSEMEVTDEQSKGNQGEVDIVELHIKALTEAGVKAKDIAVIAPYNLQVDLLRQKLSLRHPELEIKSVDGFQGREKEAVVLSLVRSNRKGEVGFLAEDRRINVAVTRARRHIAVVCDTQTVQNHAFLKSLINHMTEFGEVRTAFEYIQDIVAQNYVRDHKDTKPSTSASSSMSAKQKVKDQPPSKTKQGQKKSTGSSSKEDNKKQDKQTKSCTSTVTEEEQNKNRYAEIRQQVESFLKDLNQSELQFPSSFNSHDRLLVHEIAEEMGLVHESKGEGKDRCITVSRPAGEPTQAKEEEEEAATQEEETTPNPQKDPLCQPPLDLKSLHLERMKREQQKREENAQHKKQQNNIPLAQAQSSKKAKSKGLQYKHLFCVCFVKHLSDISLTSNCCHSPPGKNRTKAGACDIAAAAAADDDFDSLISAVMKAESVCSFVKCKASVLTLGQLCIFCNRQYCLSHHIPEVHGCGDKAKSHARMRISKEGVLYAGSGKKDKSMDPNKKAYLQRKLDSKLKDMATQRKVKPKEKDSQQ; encoded by the exons atgATGACAGTTGAACAGTTTGTGTCAAAGACGCTTGAGCTTCTCCAAGAGGAAAGGGAAGCTGAAATAGATGAAACCAG GGTATGGCAGGAGAACATCTCTCCGAAGgatcttcaaaataaaggagtATGTCTGTTGAAACTGCAGATAAGAAGTCAGTCCACAGGCCTGTATGGACGCACAGTTGTCATCCTAGAACCAAGAAAGCATCTTGGTTTTTTATCTCTTCCGAGCAACAGCTTTGGACCTG GGGACATAGTTGGCCTGTATGACAGTGGTGGATGCACTGCAGCCTCTCAGATCGGCACAGGGATAGTGACAAGAGTCACCCAGGCAGCTGTAAGTGTGGCCTTTGACGACTCAAAGGATGAGCTCAGTGTTGATACAGATGCTCTTTACAATCTCCTAAAGTTGGCAAATGATGTGACTTACAAACGAATGAAACA tgcCTTGAATGCATTAAATGGACACTGCAATGGACCAGTTGCGAATTTGATAAATGTTCTCTTCGGAGAATCAAAACCCTCATCTCATTCACAGCCAA ATAAAGTAGAATTCTTCAACTCAAACCTGGATCAGTCCCAGAGAGAGGCTGTGTCCTTTGCTCTGGCTCAGAGAGAACTGGCTGTGATTCATGGACCACCAGGCACTGGGAAAACTACCACAGTGGTGGAGATCATTCTGCAAGCCGTCAAACAAGGCCAAAAG atcCTGTGCTGTGCCTCCTCTAACGTGGCTGTGGATAATTTAGTGGAGAGGTTAGCCCGATGCAAGGCAAAGGTTCTGAGGCTGGGTCATCCTGCCAGACTGCTGGAGTCCATACAGAAACACTCACTGGATGCCATCCTCGCTAACAGTGACAACGCAAACATCCTCGCTGACATCCGTAAAGACATCGATAAAGCATTT ATGGGAATgaagaaaaagagtgaaaaaggagAGCGGGTGAACTTCAGAAGGGAAATAGGAGAGCTAAGAAAGGAGCTGAAAACCAGGGAAACAACAGCCATCGCCCAGATCCTGAAAAAAGCTGACGTCGTCTTATCAACTAACACAG GTGCTTCTGATAATGGCCCTCTGAAGTTCCTGCCAGCAGAGCATTTTGATTGGGTGGTGATAGACGAGTGCGCTCAGGCCCTGGAAAGCAGCTGCTGGATCGCCCTGCTCAGAGCACGCAAGTGTATACTGGCAGGAGACTACAAGCAGCTACCACCTACTATCAAAtcacaaaa GGCTGCATCAAAAGGCTTGTCTCTTAGTCTTATGGAGAGGCTCATCCAGATGTACGGGGACTCAGTGGTCCGAATGCTAACAGTACAGTACCGCATGAACAGTGCCATCATGGAATGGGCATCCAAAGAGATGTACCAGGGAAGACTAACAGCTCACAGCTCAGTGGAGAGACACTTGTTAAA AGATCTACCGGGAGTCACCTGTGTTGAAGAGACCAGCACGCCACTTCTTCTGATTGACACAGCAGGCTGTGGTCTGAGTGAAATGGAGGTCACAGATGAGCAGTCCAAAGGCAATCAAG GTGAGGTAGACATTGTTGAACTACACATAAAGGCCTTGACCGAAGCTGGGGTTAAAGCTAAAGACATAGCTGTTATTGCACCGTACAATTTACAA gTTGATCTTCTGCGTCAGAAACTTTCCTTGAGGCATCCAGAGCTGGAGATCAAGTCAGTGGATGGATTTCagggcagagagaaagaagctgTGGTGCTATCATTAGTTCGGTCCAACAGGAAAG GTGAGGTTGGATTTCTGGCAGAGGACAGAAGGATAAACGTGGCTGTTACACGTGCGAGACGTCACATTGCTGTGGTGTGCGACACCCAAACAGTTCAGAATCATGCATTCCTGAAGTCCCTAATCAATCATATGACTGAGTTTGGTGAAGTCAGAACAGCTTTTGAGTATATCCAGGACATCGTAGCACAAAACTACGTCCGTGACCACAAAGACACAAAGCCCAGTACGTCTGCCAGCAGCTCCATGTCGGCTAAACAGAAGGTCAAAGATCAGCCTcccagcaaaacaaaacaaggccAGAAGAAATCCACTGGTAGCAGCAGTAAGGAAGATAATAAGAAGcaagataaacaaacaaagtcGTGCACATCCACAGTGACAGAGGAGGAACAGAACAAGAACAGATACGCTGAGATCAGACAGCAGGTGGAGAGCTTTCTGAAGGATTTAAATCAGAGTGAGCTACAGTTTCCATCATCGTTTAACTCTCATGACCGCCTGCTGGTCCACGAGATCGCTGAGGAGATGGGCCTTGTGCATGAAAGTAAAGGAGAGGGGAAAGACAGGTGTATCACTGTCTCAAGACCAGCTGGGGAACCGACACAagcaaaggaagaagaagaagaagcagcaacTCAGGAAGAGGAAACTACCCCAAATCCCCAAAAAGATCCATTGTGTCAGCCCCCATTagatttgaaaagtttacatttgGAGCGAATGAAGAGGGAGCAAcagaaaagggaagaaaacGCTCAACATAAAAAGCAACAGAACAACATCCCACTAGCTCAAGCACAATCTTCAAAGAAGGCCAAGTCTAAAGGTTTGCAGTACAAACATCTATTTTGTGTCTGCTTTGTGAAACATTTGTCAGATATCTCTTTAACAAGTAACTGTTGTCATTCCCCTCCAGGGAAGAACCGAACCAAGGCAGGTGCATGCGACAtcgctgctgccgctgctgcagATGACGACTTCGACTCACTTATAAGCGCTGTCATGAAAGCTGAAAGTGTGTGTAGCTTTGTCAAGTGTAAAGCCTCTGTGCTGACCCTCGGACAGCTCTGCATCTTTTGCAACAGGCAGTATTGTCTCAGTCATCACATACCAGAG GTTCATGGTTGTGGGGATAAAGCCAAGTCTCATGCTCGGATGAGAATAAGCAAGGAGGGCGTTCTTTATGCTGGCAGCGGGAAGAAAGACAAATCCATGGACCCCAATAAGAAAGCCTATCTGCAAAGGAAGCTGGACTCTAAACTGAAAGATATGGCCACACAGAGGAAAGTAAAACCCAAAGAGAAGGATAGTCAACAATAA
- the LOC133982489 gene encoding protein FAM180B, with product MELQLKLCLQVILWLCYEQLLQDVAAGINPTSQRTGSSVFDANLMFEFLLYGLEMDQDNNIVMLDKEMASMRAGRAFLAQINDNIPRSLSPMLQMVNTLKVERRRPLTQAQLDSLVLSMLYSAHQAWHQERKEEQEAWGGVLLQLANVTVHDLRGNYLFSYA from the exons ATGGAATTACAGCTTAAACTCTGCCTGCAGGTCATTTTGTGGCTTTGTTATGAGCAACTTCTGCAGG ATGTGGCTGCAGGCATCAATCCCACTTCTCAAAGAACTGGCTCCTCAGTGTTTGATGCAAACCTGATGTTTGAG TTCTTGCTGTATGGTTTAGAGATGGACCAGGACAACAACATTGTCATGCTTGATAAGGAAATGGCATCAATGAGGGCAGGGCGGGCTTTCCTGGCTCAGATCAATGACAACATTCCCAGAAGTCTGAGCCCCATGTTGCAGATGGTGAACACACTCAAGGTTGAGAGGAGGAGGCCACTGACTCAGGCTCAGCTTGACAGTCTTGTCCTGAGCATGTTGTACTCTGCCCACCAGGCCTGGCAccaggagagaaaagaggaacagGAGGCCTGGGGTGGAGTGCTGCTCCAGCTGGCAAATGTCACCGTCCATGACCTACGTGGAAATTATCTCTTCAGTTATGCATAA
- the ighmbp2 gene encoding DNA-binding protein SMUBP-2 isoform X2: MMTVEQFVSKTLELLQEEREAEIDETRVWQENISPKDLQNKGVCLLKLQIRSQSTGLYGRTVVILEPRKHLGFLSLPSNSFGPGDIVGLYDSGGCTAASQIGTGIVTRVTQAAVSVAFDDSKDELSVDTDALYNLLKLANDVTYKRMKHALNALNGHCNGPVANLINVLFGESKPSSHSQPNKVEFFNSNLDQSQREAVSFALAQRELAVIHGPPGTGKTTTVVEIILQAVKQGQKILCCASSNVAVDNLVERLARCKAKVLRLGHPARLLESIQKHSLDAILANSDNANILADIRKDIDKAFMGMKKKSEKGERVNFRREIGELRKELKTRETTAIAQILKKADVVLSTNTGASDNGPLKFLPAEHFDWVVIDECAQALESSCWIALLRARKCILAGDYKQLPPTIKSQKAASKGLSLSLMERLIQMYGDSVVRMLTVQYRMNSAIMEWASKEMYQGRLTAHSSVERHLLKDLPGVTCVEETSTPLLLIDTAGCGLSEMEVTDEQSKGNQGEVDIVELHIKALTEAGVKAKDIAVIAPYNLQVDLLRQKLSLRHPELEIKSVDGFQGREKEAVVLSLVRSNRKGEVGFLAEDRRINVAVTRARRHIAVVCDTQTVQNHAFLKSLINHMTEFGEVRTAFEYIQDIVAQNYVRDHKDTKPSTSASSSMSAKQKVKDQPPSKTKQGQKKSTGSSSKEDNKKQDKQTKSCTSTVTEEEQNKNRYAEIRQQVESFLKDLNQSELQFPSSFNSHDRLLVHEIAEEMGLVHESKGEGKDRCITVSRPAGEPTQAKEEEEEAATQEEETTPNPQKDPLCQPPLDLKSLHLERMKREQQKREENAQHKKQQNNIPLAQAQSSKKAKSKGKNRTKAGACDIAAAAAADDDFDSLISAVMKAESVCSFVKCKASVLTLGQLCIFCNRQYCLSHHIPEVHGCGDKAKSHARMRISKEGVLYAGSGKKDKSMDPNKKAYLQRKLDSKLKDMATQRKVKPKEKDSQQ, from the exons atgATGACAGTTGAACAGTTTGTGTCAAAGACGCTTGAGCTTCTCCAAGAGGAAAGGGAAGCTGAAATAGATGAAACCAG GGTATGGCAGGAGAACATCTCTCCGAAGgatcttcaaaataaaggagtATGTCTGTTGAAACTGCAGATAAGAAGTCAGTCCACAGGCCTGTATGGACGCACAGTTGTCATCCTAGAACCAAGAAAGCATCTTGGTTTTTTATCTCTTCCGAGCAACAGCTTTGGACCTG GGGACATAGTTGGCCTGTATGACAGTGGTGGATGCACTGCAGCCTCTCAGATCGGCACAGGGATAGTGACAAGAGTCACCCAGGCAGCTGTAAGTGTGGCCTTTGACGACTCAAAGGATGAGCTCAGTGTTGATACAGATGCTCTTTACAATCTCCTAAAGTTGGCAAATGATGTGACTTACAAACGAATGAAACA tgcCTTGAATGCATTAAATGGACACTGCAATGGACCAGTTGCGAATTTGATAAATGTTCTCTTCGGAGAATCAAAACCCTCATCTCATTCACAGCCAA ATAAAGTAGAATTCTTCAACTCAAACCTGGATCAGTCCCAGAGAGAGGCTGTGTCCTTTGCTCTGGCTCAGAGAGAACTGGCTGTGATTCATGGACCACCAGGCACTGGGAAAACTACCACAGTGGTGGAGATCATTCTGCAAGCCGTCAAACAAGGCCAAAAG atcCTGTGCTGTGCCTCCTCTAACGTGGCTGTGGATAATTTAGTGGAGAGGTTAGCCCGATGCAAGGCAAAGGTTCTGAGGCTGGGTCATCCTGCCAGACTGCTGGAGTCCATACAGAAACACTCACTGGATGCCATCCTCGCTAACAGTGACAACGCAAACATCCTCGCTGACATCCGTAAAGACATCGATAAAGCATTT ATGGGAATgaagaaaaagagtgaaaaaggagAGCGGGTGAACTTCAGAAGGGAAATAGGAGAGCTAAGAAAGGAGCTGAAAACCAGGGAAACAACAGCCATCGCCCAGATCCTGAAAAAAGCTGACGTCGTCTTATCAACTAACACAG GTGCTTCTGATAATGGCCCTCTGAAGTTCCTGCCAGCAGAGCATTTTGATTGGGTGGTGATAGACGAGTGCGCTCAGGCCCTGGAAAGCAGCTGCTGGATCGCCCTGCTCAGAGCACGCAAGTGTATACTGGCAGGAGACTACAAGCAGCTACCACCTACTATCAAAtcacaaaa GGCTGCATCAAAAGGCTTGTCTCTTAGTCTTATGGAGAGGCTCATCCAGATGTACGGGGACTCAGTGGTCCGAATGCTAACAGTACAGTACCGCATGAACAGTGCCATCATGGAATGGGCATCCAAAGAGATGTACCAGGGAAGACTAACAGCTCACAGCTCAGTGGAGAGACACTTGTTAAA AGATCTACCGGGAGTCACCTGTGTTGAAGAGACCAGCACGCCACTTCTTCTGATTGACACAGCAGGCTGTGGTCTGAGTGAAATGGAGGTCACAGATGAGCAGTCCAAAGGCAATCAAG GTGAGGTAGACATTGTTGAACTACACATAAAGGCCTTGACCGAAGCTGGGGTTAAAGCTAAAGACATAGCTGTTATTGCACCGTACAATTTACAA gTTGATCTTCTGCGTCAGAAACTTTCCTTGAGGCATCCAGAGCTGGAGATCAAGTCAGTGGATGGATTTCagggcagagagaaagaagctgTGGTGCTATCATTAGTTCGGTCCAACAGGAAAG GTGAGGTTGGATTTCTGGCAGAGGACAGAAGGATAAACGTGGCTGTTACACGTGCGAGACGTCACATTGCTGTGGTGTGCGACACCCAAACAGTTCAGAATCATGCATTCCTGAAGTCCCTAATCAATCATATGACTGAGTTTGGTGAAGTCAGAACAGCTTTTGAGTATATCCAGGACATCGTAGCACAAAACTACGTCCGTGACCACAAAGACACAAAGCCCAGTACGTCTGCCAGCAGCTCCATGTCGGCTAAACAGAAGGTCAAAGATCAGCCTcccagcaaaacaaaacaaggccAGAAGAAATCCACTGGTAGCAGCAGTAAGGAAGATAATAAGAAGcaagataaacaaacaaagtcGTGCACATCCACAGTGACAGAGGAGGAACAGAACAAGAACAGATACGCTGAGATCAGACAGCAGGTGGAGAGCTTTCTGAAGGATTTAAATCAGAGTGAGCTACAGTTTCCATCATCGTTTAACTCTCATGACCGCCTGCTGGTCCACGAGATCGCTGAGGAGATGGGCCTTGTGCATGAAAGTAAAGGAGAGGGGAAAGACAGGTGTATCACTGTCTCAAGACCAGCTGGGGAACCGACACAagcaaaggaagaagaagaagaagcagcaacTCAGGAAGAGGAAACTACCCCAAATCCCCAAAAAGATCCATTGTGTCAGCCCCCATTagatttgaaaagtttacatttgGAGCGAATGAAGAGGGAGCAAcagaaaagggaagaaaacGCTCAACATAAAAAGCAACAGAACAACATCCCACTAGCTCAAGCACAATCTTCAAAGAAGGCCAAGTCTAAAG GGAAGAACCGAACCAAGGCAGGTGCATGCGACAtcgctgctgccgctgctgcagATGACGACTTCGACTCACTTATAAGCGCTGTCATGAAAGCTGAAAGTGTGTGTAGCTTTGTCAAGTGTAAAGCCTCTGTGCTGACCCTCGGACAGCTCTGCATCTTTTGCAACAGGCAGTATTGTCTCAGTCATCACATACCAGAG GTTCATGGTTGTGGGGATAAAGCCAAGTCTCATGCTCGGATGAGAATAAGCAAGGAGGGCGTTCTTTATGCTGGCAGCGGGAAGAAAGACAAATCCATGGACCCCAATAAGAAAGCCTATCTGCAAAGGAAGCTGGACTCTAAACTGAAAGATATGGCCACACAGAGGAAAGTAAAACCCAAAGAGAAGGATAGTCAACAATAA
- the rapsn gene encoding 43 kDa receptor-associated protein of the synapse isoform X2: protein MGQDQTKHQIEKGLRLYQSNQTEKALHVWTKVLEKTSDPGGKFRVLGCLITAHSEMGKYKDMLKYALNQIDTAREMEDPDYLTEGYLNLARSNEKLCDFQKTVSYCKTCLNMQGTTVSLQLNGQVCLSMGNAFLGLSVFQKALESYEKALRYAHNNDDKMLECRVCCSLGNIYVQLKDYEKALFFPCKAAELVNDYGKGWSLKYRAMSQYHMSVAYRKLERLADAMECCEESMKIALQHGDRPLQALCLQNFADIHRCRHDVDLVTLKVHCLSEQIYRNQGKQEEVREQVVKFLQCVEELELYCGMCGESIGDRDQKLQALPCSHVFHLKCLQTNGTKGCPKCFKSSMKPGFV, encoded by the exons ATGGGCCAGGACCAAACCAAGCACCAGATAGAGAAGGGCCTGAGGTTGTATCAGTCAAATCAGACAGAGAAAGCCCTGCACGTCTGGACAAAAGTGCTGGAGAAGACCTCAGACCCTGGAGGGAAGTTTCGGGTTTTAGGATGTTTGATCACAGCTCACTCAGAAATGGGAAAATATAAAGATATGCTCAAG TACGCCCTCAATCAAATCGACACAGCCAGAGAGATGGAGGACCCAGACTACCTGACAGAGGGCTACCTGAATTTGGCGCGCAGCAACGAGAAGCTGTGCGACTTCCAGAAAACCGTCTCGTACTGTAAGACCTGCTTAAACATGCAGGGTACCACTGTCAGCCTGCAGCTCAATGGCCAGGTATGTCTTAGCATGGGCAACGCCTTTCTGGGCCTAAGTGTCTTCCAGAAAGCTTTGGAGAGCTACGAGAAGGCCCTGCGCTACGCACACAACAACGATGACAAGATGCTGGAGTGCAGAGTCTGCTGCAGTCTGGGGAACATCTATGTTCAGCTTAAG GACTATGAGAAAGCCCTGTTTTTCCCCTGCAAAGCAGCTGAGCTCGTCAATGACTACGGCAAGGGTTGGAGCCTCAAGTATCGCGCCATGAGCCAGTACCACATGTCTGTAGCCTACAGGAAACTGGAGCGCCTGGCAGACGCCATGGAATGCTGTGAG GAATCTATGAAGATTGCTCTGCAGCATGGTGACCGTCCCCTGCAGGCCCTGTGCTTACAAAACTTTGCAGACATACACCGCTGCAGGCATGACGTAGAT ctggtgaCATTGAAGGTGCATTGTCTGAGTGAGCAGATATACCGAAACCAGGGGAAGCAGGAGGAGGTCAGAGAGCAGGTGGTGAAATTCCTGCAGTGTGTCGAGGAGCTGGAGCTCTACTGCGGCATGTGCGGCGAGTCCATCGGGGACAGGGACCAAAAGCTGCAGGCCTTACCCTGTTCCCACGTTTTCCATCTCAA ATGTCTGCAGACAAATGGGACAAAGGGTTGTCCTAAATGTTTCAAGTCCTCCATGAAGCCTGGATTTGTGTGA